In Gemmatimonadales bacterium, the following are encoded in one genomic region:
- the rplW gene encoding 50S ribosomal protein L23 — protein sequence MPSLHDTIVRPVVTEKSSAAYQAGKVYTFEVHPAATKPEIRTALERLFGVTVTGVRTMQMRRREVVRGRTRGKTARWKKAVVTLKDGDSIAVFEG from the coding sequence ATGCCGTCGCTGCATGACACGATCGTTCGACCCGTGGTGACCGAGAAGAGCTCGGCTGCCTACCAGGCCGGCAAGGTCTACACCTTCGAGGTGCACCCGGCCGCCACCAAGCCCGAAATCCGCACGGCGCTCGAGCGGCTGTTCGGTGTCACGGTCACGGGTGTGCGCACGATGCAGATGCGGCGGCGCGAGGTGGTGCGCGGCCGCACGCGGGGCAAGACGGCGCGCTGGAAGAAGGCCGTGGTGACGCTCAAGGACGGTGACTCGATCGCCGTGTTCGAGGGTTGA
- the rplD gene encoding 50S ribosomal protein L4 — MIEAPHYSAAGVRRDAAFALPADYFDGTVHEPALHQAVRAFLNNQRQGTAQTKTRSFVSGGNQKPWKQKGTGRARQGSTRAPHWRGGGTVFGPSPRDYTTAIPRKVRQLARRSALNARAREAELHVIERLLFPEPRTRDLAALLARLGVAGRKVLVLTAEHSPNVYLSGRNLPGVEVMRYADASAYDVVRADAVVVEEGAITGVIPEVEAEPEAEPAEAAPRARQPKRAAPKSAAKAAKRAKGTGAKAKRAAGKPAKSTAKAKTAKAKAAKRPAARKKKERE; from the coding sequence ATGATTGAGGCGCCGCACTACTCTGCCGCCGGCGTCCGGCGCGACGCGGCATTCGCGCTGCCGGCCGATTATTTCGACGGAACCGTGCACGAGCCGGCGCTGCACCAGGCCGTGCGCGCATTCCTCAATAACCAGCGCCAGGGCACGGCCCAGACCAAGACTCGGAGCTTCGTCTCCGGCGGCAATCAGAAGCCGTGGAAGCAAAAGGGCACGGGCCGGGCACGTCAGGGATCGACGCGGGCCCCGCACTGGCGGGGCGGCGGCACGGTGTTCGGTCCGTCGCCGCGGGACTACACCACGGCCATTCCACGCAAGGTGCGGCAGCTCGCCCGGCGCTCCGCGCTCAACGCGCGCGCCCGCGAGGCGGAGCTGCACGTGATCGAGCGGCTCCTGTTTCCGGAGCCGCGCACCCGCGATCTCGCGGCGCTGCTCGCGCGGCTCGGCGTCGCCGGGCGGAAGGTTCTCGTGCTCACCGCCGAGCACAGCCCCAACGTCTATCTGAGCGGGCGCAACCTGCCGGGCGTCGAGGTCATGCGCTACGCCGACGCCTCAGCATACGACGTCGTTCGGGCCGACGCGGTGGTGGTCGAGGAAGGTGCCATCACCGGGGTGATTCCCGAGGTGGAGGCGGAGCCCGAGGCTGAACCCGCCGAAGCCGCGCCGCGCGCCAGGCAGCCCAAGCGCGCCGCGCCCAAGAGCGCGGCAAAGGCCGCCAAGCGCGCGAAGGGCACCGGCGCCAAGGCCAAGCGGGCAGCGGGCAAGCCCGCCAAGTCGACGGCCAAGGCCAAGACCGCCAAGGCCAAGGCCGCCAAGCGGCCCGCCGCGCGGAAGAAGAAGGAGCGCGAGTAA
- the rplC gene encoding 50S ribosomal protein L3, with product MTTGLIGRKLGMTRVFAEDGTAVAVTVIEAGPCRVVQVREQGVQLGWGAQRARRTSRAELGHAKAAGLDAAPRVLRDFPLNGEAPAAGAEVKVDIFEPGELVKVTGTTKGRGFQGVVHRHGFGGGPATHGNTRHRKPGSISPGTDPSRVIKGKRMPGHQGAARHTELGLTVVRIDPERNLLFVRGAIPGARNGIVTIAKQGGRSRHD from the coding sequence ATGACCACTGGATTGATCGGCCGCAAGCTCGGGATGACCCGGGTCTTCGCGGAGGACGGCACCGCGGTAGCGGTGACGGTGATCGAGGCCGGCCCCTGCCGCGTGGTCCAGGTGCGCGAGCAGGGCGTGCAGCTCGGCTGGGGCGCGCAGCGGGCGCGGCGCACGAGCCGCGCGGAGCTGGGCCACGCCAAGGCGGCGGGTCTCGATGCGGCACCCCGGGTGCTTCGGGACTTTCCGCTGAACGGCGAGGCGCCGGCGGCCGGCGCCGAGGTGAAGGTGGACATCTTCGAGCCGGGCGAGCTGGTCAAGGTCACCGGCACCACCAAGGGGCGTGGCTTCCAGGGCGTGGTCCACCGCCACGGCTTTGGCGGGGGGCCGGCCACACACGGCAACACGCGGCATCGGAAGCCGGGCTCGATCAGTCCGGGCACCGATCCCTCGCGCGTCATCAAGGGCAAGCGCATGCCGGGGCACCAAGGCGCTGCCCGGCACACCGAGCTCGGACTCACCGTGGTCCGGATCGACCCGGAGCGGAATCTGCTCTTCGTCCGCGGCGCCATTCCGGGCGCGCGCAACGGGATCGTCACGATCGCCAAGCAGGGAGGGCGGAGCCGCCATGATTGA
- the rpsJ gene encoding 30S ribosomal protein S10, whose amino-acid sequence MAQKIRIRLKAFDHVVLDQAAADIVRTAEKTGAQVSGPIPLPVKTERWTVLRSPHIDKKSREQFELRTHKRLLDINDSRPQTMDALTKLDLPAGVDVEIKVE is encoded by the coding sequence ATGGCTCAGAAAATCCGCATCCGCCTCAAGGCCTTTGACCACGTCGTCCTCGACCAGGCGGCGGCGGACATCGTGCGCACCGCGGAAAAAACCGGTGCGCAGGTGTCCGGGCCCATTCCGCTGCCGGTCAAGACCGAGCGGTGGACCGTGCTGCGCAGCCCGCACATCGACAAGAAGAGCCGGGAGCAGTTCGAGCTTCGCACCCACAAGCGGCTGCTCGATATCAACGACTCCCGGCCCCAGACGATGGACGCGCTGACCAAGCTCGATCTGCCGGCGGGTGTCGACGTCGAGATCAAGGTCGAGTAG